In the Advenella kashmirensis WT001 genome, one interval contains:
- a CDS encoding replication-associated recombination protein A has protein sequence MSDFSDNDLFNGAAAGANAPLAERLRPRNIDEVIGQSHLLGPDKPLRVAFEARRPHSMIFWGPPGVGKTTLARLMADGFDAQFIAISAVLGGVKDIRDAVVKAQVAQAQGRKTILFVDEVHRFNKAQQDAFLPYVESGLFTFIGATTENPSFEVNSALLSRAQVYVLTSLSDEELGQLLVRAKDSGAIDLDFDEPAVAVLTGYADGDARRFLNLLEQTSTAAAAAQVTQITPEFMQNALTLNLRRFDKGGDSFYDQISALHKSVRGSHPDAALYWFTRMLDGGADPKYLARRIVRMAWEDIGLADPRAMQMANEAAATYERLGSPEGELALAQAVIYLSVAAKSNAGYNAYNQARAFVKQDKSREVPVHLRNAPTKLMKELGYGHEYRYAHDEPDAYAAGETYLPDGMREPGWYRPVQQGLETKITEKLNYLRSLDREARQNKKR, from the coding sequence ATGAGTGATTTTTCCGATAACGATCTGTTCAATGGCGCCGCCGCGGGCGCGAACGCGCCGCTGGCCGAAAGACTGCGTCCGCGCAATATCGATGAGGTCATCGGGCAGTCGCATTTGCTGGGGCCGGACAAACCCTTGCGTGTGGCGTTTGAGGCGCGTCGACCGCATTCCATGATTTTCTGGGGGCCGCCGGGCGTAGGCAAAACCACACTGGCGCGCCTGATGGCAGACGGTTTTGACGCGCAATTTATTGCCATCTCTGCAGTGCTCGGTGGCGTCAAGGACATTCGCGATGCGGTTGTCAAAGCACAGGTGGCCCAGGCGCAGGGACGCAAAACCATTCTTTTTGTGGATGAGGTGCATCGCTTTAACAAGGCACAGCAGGATGCATTTCTGCCTTATGTGGAAAGCGGGCTTTTTACGTTCATTGGCGCCACCACTGAAAACCCGTCGTTTGAAGTCAATTCGGCGCTGTTATCGCGCGCCCAGGTCTATGTGCTTACTTCGCTGTCGGACGAGGAACTGGGCCAGTTGCTGGTGCGCGCCAAAGATAGTGGCGCGATCGATCTGGACTTTGACGAGCCGGCCGTCGCGGTGCTTACCGGCTACGCCGATGGCGACGCCAGGCGGTTCCTGAATTTGCTGGAGCAGACCAGCACGGCTGCTGCTGCGGCACAGGTAACGCAGATCACGCCCGAATTCATGCAAAACGCGCTAACGCTGAACTTGCGTCGTTTTGACAAGGGCGGCGATAGCTTCTATGACCAGATCTCCGCGTTGCACAAGTCGGTGCGCGGCTCTCATCCCGACGCAGCATTGTACTGGTTCACGCGCATGCTCGATGGTGGCGCCGACCCCAAGTACCTGGCGCGTCGCATTGTGCGCATGGCCTGGGAAGATATCGGTCTGGCTGATCCGCGCGCCATGCAAATGGCCAATGAAGCGGCCGCCACCTATGAGCGCCTGGGCTCGCCGGAAGGTGAGCTGGCGCTGGCACAGGCCGTCATCTATCTGTCCGTTGCGGCCAAGAGCAATGCAGGCTACAACGCCTACAACCAGGCGCGCGCGTTCGTCAAGCAGGATAAATCGCGCGAAGTGCCGGTGCATCTGCGCAATGCGCCTACCAAGCTGATGAAAGAGCTGGGTTACGGACATGAATATCGTTATGCGCATGACGAGCCCGATGCCTATGCCGCCGGCGAGACCTATCTGCCCGACGGCATGCGCGAACCGGGCTGGTATCGTCCGGTACAGCAGGGGCTGGAAACGAAAATCACGGAAAAGCTCAATTACCTGCGCTCGCTGGATCGTGAGGCGCGGCAAAATAAAAAGCGTTAA
- the lolA gene encoding outer membrane lipoprotein chaperone LolA, producing MKKTLLAVCLAMVATIPVSALAQDIKVNPDMMNPDAGLSTTLEGVTFEKIPEVRNTQQTDARQQLKDFVAQVKSASGEFAQKTSGGKGKSRAAQTGTFSFERPGKFNWSVVKPYAQSVISDGKTVYQYDPDLRQVTERPVSKAVGASPAAILFGSGTLDDSFKLSALPDNQGMVWMRATPKVSDAGLTHVDIGFANNLPAELIILDSFGQTTSIKLRNFKSNAKIPASAYQFKAPPGVDTVKM from the coding sequence ATGAAAAAAACATTACTTGCGGTCTGCCTGGCGATGGTTGCGACGATTCCTGTCTCAGCATTGGCGCAGGATATCAAGGTGAACCCCGATATGATGAATCCGGATGCCGGCCTGTCAACAACGCTTGAAGGCGTGACATTCGAGAAGATTCCGGAGGTCAGGAACACGCAGCAGACCGACGCCCGACAACAATTGAAGGATTTCGTGGCGCAGGTCAAATCGGCCAGCGGTGAGTTTGCCCAGAAAACATCTGGCGGCAAAGGCAAGAGTCGGGCGGCGCAGACCGGTACCTTCTCCTTTGAGCGTCCGGGAAAATTCAACTGGAGCGTGGTCAAGCCCTATGCGCAAAGCGTGATCTCCGACGGCAAAACCGTTTATCAATATGATCCTGACCTGCGACAGGTCACGGAACGCCCGGTAAGCAAAGCGGTCGGCGCCTCGCCTGCGGCCATTCTGTTCGGCTCCGGTACACTGGATGATTCATTCAAGCTGTCTGCTTTGCCCGATAACCAGGGCATGGTGTGGATGCGCGCAACGCCTAAAGTGTCTGATGCCGGTTTGACGCATGTGGATATCGGCTTTGCCAATAACCTGCCGGCCGAGTTGATCATTCTGGACTCTTTCGGTCAGACCACGTCGATCAAATTGCGCAATTTCAAAAGCAACGCGAAAATTCCCGCCAGTGCCTACCAGTTCAAGGCCCCCCCTGGCGTAGATACCGTTAAAATGTAG